A single Pan troglodytes isolate AG18354 chromosome X, NHGRI_mPanTro3-v2.0_pri, whole genome shotgun sequence DNA region contains:
- the KANTR gene encoding KDM5C adjacent transcript, with the protein MSPFSLLILVICAFSLFFLINLTRGLSILLVFSKNQLLALLLLSIVSLFSISLISALIFFDLLPSTFFGFILLFFF; encoded by the coding sequence atgtctcctttttcattactGATATTGGTTATTTGTGccttctcactttttttcttgatCAATCTCACCAGaggtttatctattttattagtcttttcaaagaaccaacttttggcttTGTTGCTCCTCTctattgtatctttgttttctatttctttaatttctgctcttatctttttTGATCTCCTTCCTTCCACATTTTTTGGGTTTATtctgttgttctttttctaa